A single window of Cheilinus undulatus linkage group 12, ASM1832078v1, whole genome shotgun sequence DNA harbors:
- the taf1 gene encoding transcription initiation factor TFIID subunit 1 isoform X1, giving the protein MSDSESDEDQDRPFSIAGFLFGNINEDGQLEDDSVLDNESKKHLAGLGTLGLGSLITEITANDEEEQEENREPGSVDAEGWVKSTEDAVDYSDISEVAEDETKKYRHAMGNLQPSRKTDDEDDYDADCEDIDSKLMPPPPPPSLPTAAKKEEPSAQSTNVGEEGDGIILPSIIAPSSTGDKVDFSSSSDSESETDRPCQSMGPGGPPDRLNLPLAGIMQKDAAKALPDVTELFPEFRPGKVLRFLRLFGPGKNMPSVWRSARRKKKRKHRDPQPGTPPPEGETTEQSQEKKSGWLYEFAPAPPPEQCLSDDEITMMAPVESKFSQTCGDGDKETESRPKVAEWRYGPAQLWYDMLSVSEDGSNFTYGFKLKEQSSEPQRQDEPKEVTETPPEREDNINADKDNDDEDEEEDREALENELFLMVTQLQWEDDIIWNGEEVKHKGTKTQRASLAGWLPSSMTRNANAYNAQQGLTRSNSQLVPPTPPPLPKASSISGTKRDKNSHDNQASQEEDSPWFSIFPIDSEELVYGRWEDNIIWDDQEMDRMLMPPVLTLDPNDENIILEIPNEKEEMTSNSPSKENKKETAIKKSRILLGKTGVIKEEPQQNMSQPEVKDPWNLSNDEFYYPKQQGLRGTFGGNIIQHSIPALELRQPFFPTHMGPMKLRQFHRPALKKYSFGALAQPGPHPVQPLLKHIKKKAKMREQERQASGGGDMFFMRTPQDLTGKDGDLILAEYSEEYAPLIMQVGMATKIKNYYKRKPGKDPGAPDCKYGETVYCHTSPFLGSLHPGQLLQAFENNLFRAPIYVHKMPETDFLVIRTRHSYYIRELVDIIVVGQECPLFEVPGPNSKRANTHIRDFLQVFIYRLFWKSKDRPRRIRMEDIKKAFPSHSESSIRKRLKLCADFKRTGMDSNWWVLKPDFRLPTEEEIRAMVSPEQCCAYYSMLVAEQRLKDAGYGEKSFFAPDEENEEDFQMKIDDEVRTAPWNTTRAFISAMKGKCLLEVTGVADPTGCGEGFSYVKVPNKPTQQKDDKEPQPAKKTVTGTDADLRRLSLKNAKQLLRKFGVPEEEIKKLSRWEVIDVVRTMSTEQARSGEGPMSKFARGSRFSVAEHQERYKEECQRIFDLQNKVLESTEVLSTDTDSSSAEDSDFEEMGKNIENMLQNKKTSSQLSREREEQERKELQRMLMGEETDRDNKGRKERRKGLSSSLSTSSHKDDDTSSVTSLNSSATGRRLKIYRTFRDEDGKEYVRCETVRKAAVIDAYTRIRTTKDDEFIRKFALFDEQHREEMRKERRRIQEQLRRLKRNQEKDKIKGPPEKKAKKVKERPDLKVKLKCGACGAIGHMRTNKFCPLYYQTNAPPSNPVAMTEEQEEELEKTVIHNDNEELIKVEGTKIVLGKQLIESADEVRRKSLVLKFPKQQLPPKKKRRVGSAVHCDYLNKPHKAIHRRRTDPMVTLSSVLESIINDMRDHPNTYPFHTPVNAKVVKDYYKIITRPMDLQTLRENVRKRMYPSREEFREAVEVIVKNSATYNGAKHPITQVAQSMLDLCDAKLKEKEDRLVRLEKAINPLLDDDDQVAFSFILDNIVTQKMMVVPDSWPFHHPVNKKFVPDYYKVIVNPMDLETIRKNISKHKYQNREVFLSDVSLIHTNSIKYNGPDSPYTKTALEIVNVCKQTLAEYDEHLTQLEKDISTAKEAALDAADLECLDPMTPGPYTPQPADLFDSGPSGSLPRETSSLFSEGPLVVAPEKRGGQGRHSRRPGEEESDVDIEGFEEDDDGKPKTPAPAEDADGDLEDEDDDEEMLLPPRRRLHDQDEEEEEEDDEDGRSHRPAQASVLYQDLLMSDGEDDASEEEGDNPFSSIHLSESGSDSDREVDVRPAPPRRTQETARMGMEQDESMMSYEGDVPDEHHMEDSNVSYGSFDESRSQLQPSSMGNGDYGMSEEEEEDEEDEARRRGPAVLSQVQLSEDEESEEFRSIGGDSDMDSDN; this is encoded by the exons ATGTCGGATTCAGAAAGTGACGAGGATCAAGACCGTCCTTTCTCCATAGCTGGCTTCCTCTTTGGAAACATCAACGAGGATGGACAGCTGGAGGATGACAGTGTGCTGGACAAT GAGTCCAAAAAGCATCTTGCTGGTTTGGGTACTCTGGGTCTGGGTTCTCTCATTACAGAGATTACTGCCAATGATGAGGAAGaacaagaagaaaacagagagcCTGGGAGTGTGGATGCAGAAG GTTGGGTGAAAAGCACAGAAGATGCTGTTGATTATTCTGATATCAGTGAGGTTGCCGAGGATGAGACCAAGAAGTATCGTCATGCCATGGGGAATTTGCAGCCCAGCAGGAAAACAG aTGATGAGGATGATTATGATGCTGACTGTGAGGACATCGATTCTAAGCTTatgcctcctcctccaccaccaaGTCTTCCCACAGCTGCAAAGAAAGAAGAACCCTCTGCTCAGAGTACAAATG TAGGGGAAGAGGGAGATGGCATCATCTTGCCCTCCATCATTGCTCCATCCTCAACGGGAGATAAGGTCGACTTCAGCAGCTCCTCAGACTCAGAGTCAGAAACTGATCGTCCATGTCAGAGCATGGGACCTGGAGGGCCCCCTGACAGACTCAACCTCCCTCTTGCTGGCATCATGCAAAAAGACGCTGCCAAAGCTCTGCCAGACGTCACTGAGCTCTTTCCAGAGTTCAGGCCTGGaaag GTGCTCAGGTTTTTACGGCTGTTTGGCCCTGGAAAGAACATGCCTTCAGTTTGGAGGAGTGCCcgcaggaagaagaagaggaagcacaGAGACCCTCAGCCAGGGACCCCTCCTCCAGAAGGAGAGACCACAGAGCAGAGCCAGGAGAAGAAATCAGGATGGCTCTATGAGTTTGCTCCCGCTCCACCTCCAGAGCAGTGTCTCTCTGATGATGAG ATTACCATGATGGCTCCAGTTGAGTCTAAGTTCTCTCAGACTTGTGGTGACGGGGACAAGGAGACAGAGTCCAGGCCTAAAGTTGCAGAGTGGAGATACGGTCCGGCCCAACTCTGGTACGACATGCTCAGCGTCTCTGAGGATGGAAGCAATTTCACCTACGGGTTCAAGCTAAAAGAACAGTCCAGTGAGCCTCAGAGGCAGGATGAGCCCAAAGAAGTAACAGAGACGCCACCAGAG CGAGAAGACAACATCAACGCTGATAAagataatgatgatgaagatgaagaagaggacAGAGAAGCTCTTGAGAATGAGCTCTTCCTGATGGTCACTCAACTGCAATGGGAGGACGATATTATCTGGAACGGAGAGGAAGTGAAACATAAGGGCACCAAGACTCAGCGTGCCAGCCTGGCTGGGTGGCTCCCATCGAGCATGACACGCAACGCCAATGCTTACAATGCACAGCAAG GTCTAACAAGAAGTAATTCCCAGCTAGTGCCACCTACACCTCCACCTTTGCCCAAAGCCTCTTCAATCTCTGgcacaaaaagagacaaaaacagccaCGATAATCAAG CCTCTCAAGAAGAAGACTCGCCCTGGTTCTCCATTTTCCCCATTGACAGTGAGGAGCTGGTGTACGGACGCTGGGAGGATAACATTATCTGGGATGATCAGGAGATGGACCGCATGCTCATGCCGCCTGTTCTTACATTGGATCCAAACGATGAAAATATCATCCTAG AAATACCAAATGAAAAAGAGGAGATGACTTCTAACTCCCCATCAAAGGAGAATAAAAAGGAAACCGCAATCAAAAAGAGCCGCATCCTGCTGGGAAAGACTGGTGTGATAAAAGAGGAGCCTCAGCAG aaCATGTCCCAGCCTGAAGTGAAGGACCCCTGGAACCTCTCCAATGATGAGTTCTATTATCCTAAACAGCAGGGCCTGAGGGGCACCTTTGGTGGGAATATCATCCAG CACTCCATCCCCGCACTGGAACTCAGGCAGCCCTTCTTCCCTACTCACATGGGGCCCATGAAGCTACGTCAGTTTCACCGTCCTGCTCTGAAGAAGTACTCGTTTGGAGCTTTAGCTCAGCCTGGTCCACATCCTGTCCAGCCGCTGCTCAAACACATCAAGAAGAAGGCTAAG ATGAGAGAGCAGGAGCGTCAGGCTTCTGGAGGAGGAGACATGTTCTTCATGCGAACACCACAGGACCTGACGGGCAAAGATGGAGATCTGATCCTGGCAGAGTACAGTGAAGAATACGCACCACTCATCATGCAAGTTGGCATGGCAACAAAGATCAAAAACTATTACAAAAGA aaacctGGAAAGGATCCTGGAGCCCCTGACTGTAAATATGGAGAGACTGTGTATTGCCACACGTCCCCTTTCCTGGGTTCTCTGCATCCAGGACAGCTCCTCCAG GCATTTGAAAACAACCTTTTCCGTGCTCCGATCTACGTGCACAAGATGCCAGAGACTGATTTCTTGGTTATACGAACGCGACACAGCTACTACATCAGAGAGCTTGTGGACATTATAGTTGTGGGTCAGGAGTGCCCGTTGTTTGAGGTGCCTGGGCCGAACTCCAAACGAGCAAACACTCACATCAGAGACTTCCTGCAG GTGTTTATTTATCGACTGTTCTGGAAGAGCAAAGATCGTCCACGCAGAATCCGTATGGAGGATATAAAGAAAGCTTTCCCTTCACACTCGGAGAGCAGCATCAGGAAACGACTCAAACTTTGCGCTGACTTCAAACGTACAG GGATGGACTCAAACTGGTGGGTGCTGAAGCCTGACTTCAGATTGCCCACAGAGGAGGAAATCAGGGCCATGGTGTCGCCAGAGCAGTGCTGCGCTTACTACAGCATGCTGGTGGCAGAGCAGAGACTCAAG GATGCTGGATATGGTGAGAAGTCCTTCTTTGCTCCAGATGAAGAGAACGAGGAGGACTTTCAAATGAAGATTGATGATGAG GTGCGGACAGCTCCCTGGAACACAACAAGAGCCTTCATTTCAGCCATGAAGGGGAAATGCCTGTTGGAGGTGACAGGTGTAGCAGATCCAACAGGCTGTGGAGAGGGTTTCTCTTACGTCAAAGTGCCCAACAAGCCCACTCAGCAAAAG gaTGACAAAGAGCCACAGCCTGCAAAGAAGACAGTGACAGGGACAGATGCTGACCTGAGGAGGCTCTCTCTGAAGAATGCCAAGCAGCTGCTGCGCAAGTTTGGTGTACCAGAGGAAGAG ATCAAAAAGCTGTCTCGTTGGGAGGTGATCGATGTGGTGAGAACCATGTCCACAGAGCAGGCGCGTTCAGGTGAAGGTCCAATGAGTAAGTTTGCAAGAGGCTCCCGTTTTTCTGTTGCTGAACATCAAGAGCGTTACAAAGAAGAGTGCCAGAGGATCTTTGACCTGCAGAACAA AGTGCTGGAGTCCACAGAGGTgctctccacagacacagacagcagctcagcagaggaCAGTGACTTTGAGGAGATGGGGAAGAACATCGAGAATATGCTGCAGAACAAGAAGACGAGCTCCCAGCTGtccagagagagggaggaacaGGAGAGGAAAGAGCTGCAGAGGATGCTTATGGGCGAGGAGACAGACAGGGACAACAAGGGACGCAAGGAGCGCCGCAAAGGCTTGT CCAGTTCTTTATCCACCAGCTCCCACAAGGATGATGACACATCTTCTGTCACCAGCCTGAACTCTTCTGCGACAGGACGGAGACTCAAGATCTACCGCACATTCAGAGACGAGGACGGCAAGGAGTATGTGCGCTGTGAGACAGTACGAAAGGCTGCAGTCATCGATGCTTACACCAGGATCAGAACCACCAAGGATGATGAATTCAT TCGAAAGTTTGCCCTCTTTGATGAGCAGCACAGAGAGGAAATGAGGAAAGAGCGACGGCGTATTCAGGAGCAGCTGAGGAGGCTGAAGAGAAACCAGGAGAAAGACAAAATCAAAGGACCTCCAGAAAAGAAGGCCAAGAAGGTTAAGGAGAGACCAGACCTCAAGGTAAAA CTAAAGTGCGGTGCATGTGGAGCCATCGGACACATGAGGACCAACAAGTTCTGCCCACTGTACTATCAAACCAACGCCCCGCCTTCTAACCCCGTTGCAATgacagaggagcaggaggaggagcttGAGAAGACAGTCATCCATAATGACAACGAGGAGCTCATCAAGGTGGAGGGCACCAAGATTGTGCTGGGAAAACAGCTCATTGAGAG TGCCGATGAAGTGCGCAGAAAGTCTTTAGTGCTCAAGTTCCCCAAGCAGCAGCTTCCTCCAAAGAAGAAGAGACGTGTAGGCAGTGCTGTACACTGTGATTATCTCAAT AAACCACACAAGGCGATCCACCGGCGTCGCACTGACCCCATGGTGACCTTATCCTCTGTCCTGGAGAGCATCATCAACGACATGCGGGATCACCCGAAT ACGTATCCGTTCCACACACCCGTTAATGCCAAAGTTGTGAAAGATTACTACAAGATCATCACACGGCCCATGGACCTGCAGACGCTGAGAGAGAACGTACGGAAGCGGATGTACCCGTCCAGGGAGGAGTTCAGGGAAGCAGTGGAGGTTATTGTCAAAAACAGCGCCACCTACAATG gGGCAAAACATCCAATAACGCAGGTTGCTCAGTCCATGCTGGATCTATGTGATGCTAAACTCAAAGAG AAGGAGGACAGGCTGGTGAGGCTGGAGAAAGCCATCAACCCCTTGCTGGATGATGACGATCAGGTGGCCTTCTCCTTCATCCTGGACAACATTGTGACCCAAAAAATGATGGTGGTTCCTGAT TCATGGCCGTTTCATCATCCTGTGAACAAAAAGTTTGTGCCTGATTATTACAAGGTGATAGTAAACCCCATGGATCTGGAAACCATACGCAAG AACATCTCCAAACACAAATACCAGAACAGAGAGGTGTTCCTGTCAGACGTCAGTCTCATCCACACAAACAGTATCAAGTACAACG GTCCAGATAGTCCTTACACCAAAACCGCTCTGGAGATTGTAAACGTCTGCAAGCAAACTCTGGCAGAG TATGACGAGcacttgactcagttagagaaggaCATCTCCACAGCGAAGGAGGCCGCTCTGGATGCAGCAGACCTGGAATGTCTCGACCCAATGACACCTGGGCCGTATACACCTCAG CCTGCTGATCTGTTTGACAGCGGGCCTTCAGGGAGTCTGCCCAGAGAGACCAGCAGCCTTTTCTCTGAGGGACCGCTAGTGGTTGCTCCAGAGAAGAGAGGGGGGCAG GGTCGCCACAGCAGAAGACCTGGGGAGGAAGAGTCAGATGTGGATATTGAAGGCTTtgaggaggatgatgatggcAAACCAAAGACTCCAGCTCCT GCTGAGGATGCAGATGGAGACCTAGAGGAcgaggatgatgatgaggaaATGTTGCTCCCACCTCGCAGACGGCTACACGATcaggatgaagaagaagaggaggaagacgaCGAGGACGGAAGATCTCACCGGCCAGCCCAGGCCAGCGTGCTTTACCAGGATCTGCTCATGTCTGATGGAGAGGACGATGCCAGCGAAGAGGAGGGCGACAATCCTTTCTCCT CCATACACCTGTCTGAGAGCGGCAGCGACTCTGACAGGGAGGTGGATGTGCGACCTGCTCCTCCAAGAAGAACTCAAGAGACGGCTCGTATGGGCATGGAGCAGGACGAGAGCATGATGTCATATGAAGGGGACGTGCCTGACGAGCACCACATGGAAGACAGTAATGTCAG TTACGGCAGCTTTGACGAGAGCCGTAGTCAACTGCAGCCCTCCAGCATGGGAAACGGAGACTACGGCATgagcgaggaggaggaggaagacgaAGAAGATGAAGCACGCAGGAGAGGCCCGGCTGTGCTGTCCCAAGTCCAGCTCAGTGAAGACGAAGAAAGCGAAGAGTTCAGATCCATCGGAGGAGACAGCGACATGGACTCAGACAactaa